The following coding sequences are from one Capsicum annuum cultivar UCD-10X-F1 chromosome 3, UCD10Xv1.1, whole genome shotgun sequence window:
- the LOC107856555 gene encoding 1,2-dihydroxy-3-keto-5-methylthiopentene dioxygenase 2 translates to MVSISKIFLISLAFFFGMGVIGHLYEEEEEEYHNKDPREEVIEAWYMDDSDDNQRLPHHRKPKEFVSFDKLAELGVLSWRLDADKYETDEELNKIRESRKYLYMDIIEVCPEKLSNYEDMIKKFFEEHLHIDEEVRYCLAGSGYFDVRDHNDAWIRIWVKKGGLIVVPAGIYHRFTLDSSNYIKAVRLFAGDPVWTAYYRPHADHLPARKQYVETFGLRESTAHAINDDAIHRVDEF, encoded by the exons ATGGTTTCTATTTCAAAG ATTTTTCTTATTTCCCTTGCCTTCTTTTTTGGAATGGGTGTAATTGGTCACctatatgaagaagaagaagaagagtaccATAATAAGGATCCTAGAGAGGAAGTTATAGAAGCATGGTACATGGATGATAGTGATGACAATCAAAGGCTTCCTCATCATCGCAAACCAAAGGAATTTGTATCATTTGACAAGCTTGCTG AGCTTGGAGTACTTAGTTGGAGACTTGATGCTGACAAATATGAAACTGATGAGGAGTTGAATAAAATTCGAGAATCACGTAAATATCTTTACATG gACATTATAGAAGTTTGCCCTGAAAAATTATCGAATTACGAGGATATGATAAAGAAATTCTTTGAAGAACACTTGCACATTGACGAGGAGGTCCGTTACTGTCTTGCAGGAAGCG GTTATTTTGATGTTCGAGATCATAATGATGCATGGATTCGAATTTGGGTAAAGAAAGGTGGATTAATTGTTGTGCCTGCTGGAATTTATCATCGTTTCACACTTGATTCAAGCAATTACATTAAG gCAGTACGGCTGTTTGCTGGTGACCCTGTTTGGACAGCGTACTATCGTCCACACGCAGATCATCTGCCTGCAAG GAAACAATATGTTGAAACTTTTGGGTTAAGAGAAAGCACTGCTCATGCAATTAATGATGATGctattcatagagttgatgaatttTAA